A section of the Longimicrobiaceae bacterium genome encodes:
- a CDS encoding endonuclease/exonuclease/phosphatase family protein produces MRLVTWNCCRGKIAAKAPHAFALAPDVLVMPECAKPAPDDSRWLWMGENPNQGLGVWAREGIALRPFPEAPDVPRFAFPVEVGGPEPFFLLAIWSLADKPHPYVKAVIRAVESYADVIASRPSVVMGDFNSNAIWNRKTPGSRDHGYLVSLLAELGLVSAYHRFTDEAQGAETQPTFYLTWNRLLPLHIDYCFLPREWAARLTGVRVGGYDDWCTVSDHRPLVVDVGPGGGDERVAGDAHPPALPEGRTG; encoded by the coding sequence CGCGTTCGCGCTCGCGCCGGACGTGCTCGTGATGCCGGAGTGTGCGAAGCCCGCGCCGGACGATTCGCGATGGCTCTGGATGGGCGAGAACCCGAACCAGGGGCTCGGCGTGTGGGCGCGGGAAGGCATCGCTCTGCGCCCGTTCCCCGAAGCGCCGGACGTGCCGCGGTTCGCATTTCCGGTGGAGGTCGGCGGGCCGGAGCCCTTCTTCCTGCTCGCCATCTGGAGCCTGGCGGACAAGCCTCACCCGTACGTGAAGGCGGTGATCCGCGCCGTGGAGTCGTACGCCGACGTGATCGCGTCCCGCCCGTCCGTCGTGATGGGCGACTTCAACTCGAACGCCATCTGGAACCGGAAGACGCCCGGGTCGCGAGATCACGGCTACCTCGTCTCCCTGCTGGCCGAGCTGGGACTGGTCAGCGCGTATCATCGGTTCACGGACGAGGCGCAGGGAGCGGAGACGCAGCCCACGTTCTACCTCACGTGGAACCGCCTGCTGCCGCTCCACATCGACTACTGCTTCCTTCCCCGGGAGTGGGCGGCGCGGCTCACCGGCGTGCGGGTGGGCGGCTACGACGACTGGTGCACCGTGAGCGATCATCGACCGCTCGTCGTGGACGTGGGCCCTGGCGGCGGCGATGAGCGGGTCGCGGGAGATGCGCATCCGCCGGCGCTGCCAGAGGGCCGTACGGGCTGA
- a CDS encoding DUF721 domain-containing protein — translation MAHPRRPSAKPGQPQAVGDLVSRYLERAGIATKVEAASSLAEWSERVGPAIAAVTQPLRVSEGTLFVGVSTSAWLMELNLMKGDLMRHLNAGKGDGRIRQLVFVMMGEPDPAPAGGHGSRYR, via the coding sequence TTGGCCCATCCCCGCCGCCCGTCCGCCAAGCCCGGCCAGCCGCAGGCCGTGGGCGACCTCGTGTCGCGCTACCTGGAGCGCGCCGGCATCGCCACCAAGGTCGAGGCCGCGTCGTCGCTGGCCGAGTGGAGCGAGCGCGTGGGTCCCGCCATCGCCGCTGTCACCCAGCCGCTGCGCGTGTCCGAGGGCACCCTCTTCGTGGGCGTCTCCACCAGCGCGTGGCTCATGGAGCTGAACCTGATGAAGGGCGACCTGATGCGGCACCTGAACGCCGGCAAGGGCGACGGCCGCATCAGGCAGCTCGTCTTCGTGATGATGGGCGAGCCGGACCCCGCTCCGGCGGGCGGGCACGGCAGCAGATACCGCTGA